TCCTTCGGTTTATTTGCCCCACCATTGTTCGTTTCAATGGCATATTTGCAAATATTCCCGTGCGTCTAGTGCAAACATATATCAGGGTTCATCCATCTTGCCCCATCCCCACCACTCCACATGTTTATGTACTCCAATGTGGAGCCTTCGTTTAGCGGGCATATGATGACGCGTGTGCGGCAAGTAAACCGCAAAAATATGTCATAATATTTGCTTTTGCCACAGTCTGGGCGATCCgttttgtattattatatatgCTCGTGCTCCGCCTTTTCGCCGGCTAGCAGTCACGTGtttaacataaaatttaaataaaaatcgcATACAATATGTAAACGGTTATATGTACTTCCTGTGGTTGCTCCATCCCTCCGTGGCGTATATTTTCCGAGCTGTGGGCCCATTTCCCAGACGCTTGTTGTTACAATCGTCGACTCGTCTGGCTGTTGTAATTTCCGTCTGCTAACGCAATTTGCGGATTCAGTCTGACTGTCGCATCCTTTGGCCTGGCCATTACCATTTAGCAACTAAATCAGCCGAAATCTTGCCAGATAAGCCACAACATATACACATTTTATGCAAAACACGCTCATAAAGAATTGCTGGGGGGGCTCTTTTTTCGGGGCTCATGGGTGCAGGGCAATTCGGAATCATTTTTGTGAGCTAATTTTACTGGAACTGCTCGGCCAGATTCATTTGTCGCACTATTGTAATGATGCTGAAGGCGAACTTGGCCACCTAAAATGGGTCAAATGTGAAGTTGGCAGTTGGCAGGAATGGAGTAATCCTTACGCTTATGTTGCTGTTCATGGAGATGGGAAAGATGCCTCCGGCAATGAAGATTATCGGCTGCTGGACATGGTGCATGAAGAGCACCAGCGTCGCCTTGTAGCGCGGCTCCGCGTCCACCCAGTTGGACTGGAAAATCTCGTTGGCCAGGTCCTGGGCATCGTCGATCAGCATGTTGCAGGTGTAGCAGAAGGGGAAGGTCTGCAGCAGGATGGTGATGACGAACAGGAGCGAGGCCACGCCCTTCCAGAAGTTCGAGAAGAAGAACACGTTCACCAGGGTCAGACCCAAGACCGAACCAATCAGCGCGAACTGCACGAAGATGGTGCGTGATATCATGGGGCGAATCATGTCACAGCATCTGAAAGATACAGGTGATAACTAGGTGCTCTTATAGATCTGCAAGCATTCCCACTTCAGTATAGTCTTGTGGTCCAGCACGCAGTTCACCAGATCCTGGTAGTTGTCTGCCTCACTGCGCTCGGGATCCATGCGCAAGCTCCGCACGTGATCCTTGAGGACCTCCATGTGGGCGCGGAACATAATGGTGAACATCAGGGGATACGTGTCGGATAGCTGGTCCTGCAGCACGGCGAAGGACATGGTGATGTACTCGAATATGGCCTGGATCCACAGGCTGCCCATGCCATCGCGCCAGTCGATGAAGGGATTGTAGACGGACCACGGAGGACGACCACTGAGGGCGTAGGACAGGAAAGTGGAACCAGCGTATCCGCAGTAGATGAAGCTGTAGATCAGAAAGGCGTAGTTGCAGCGCGCCACCATGTTGTGGATCCTCTCGCGATCGTTGTCGTTTGCCAGCCTCTTGTCCAGGGAGTCCAGCAGGATCTCCGTCTTGCGCAGTCGCCAAAGGAAGAGGTAGGTGATGGTGGACTTCACCGAGGCGCCGTACACATTGATGCACACCTGCAGCGAGGTGAGGAACTCGCCGGGCGTGAAGTTCTTGAACTCCTGCACGTAGCTGATGATGAAGCCCACGGGCAGGTAGAACACCCCGAAGGCGAAGGGCACGCAGGTCCAGAAGAGATACACGTAGCGCAGGATTCCCTCCTTCGGCGGTATCCACCCGATCAGCCACATGGCCCGGTACAGATATATATTCCCCTGGCGGGACTGCACCTTCTCCGTCAACGGAGCCGGTTTGATCAGCTCGAACACCACCATGATGACCACTGACCTGGTCGGTGCCAGCACCTGCACTTTATACCCGGATACTATAACCCTTCAATCGAACAGGTGCTCCATTCCCGGGCTACAGACACGCCCCATCGTTTTGTGGTCTGTAATTAGACTTAACCAACGGCAGCCAGGTGTTAATTGTTTAAGGTAATTTATTATTGAGGTGCAAGCAGCCCTGTCAACTGCCAATTAACCGGCTTAATAGTTAATTGTCGGGTGCCCTGGTTAATAAACCAATCAGGCTAGTCAATTCAATTCAACGTTTAAAGGGCGAAAATTGCTGCCATTCTTTTAAATTATTGGTTTAAATACacaaattgaaataatttcaGAGGTGTAATTTTAATGTTGACGACAGGTATTGGGGATTTGGCGCATATTCATTCGGTTTTTGGTTTCGCATCTTATTACCACATGGCACTGAAGATGCTCTTCGAGTGTGTAATCACTTCTGGAAAGTTGAGTGGATGGGCAAACACTACGGATACTACGAGTACAGAGTGAATGTGTCGGGCAGCAAATATTGGGTTAAGCGTTTTTCTTTGCCGTGCACTCGAAGGATCTAAGGATTTATATCGCCATGGCTCCTGTCACTGAAGAACTTCTCGCCCAGATTCATTTGGTTCACGATTGTGATGATGGTGAATGCGAACTTGGCCACGGCAATGTTGCTCTGCACCGAAATGGGAAATATGGAGCCGGCTGTGAATTGAATGGGCTGCTGAGCCCGGTGCAGGAAATATAGAACCGCGGACTTGTAGCGCCTGTCCGCAGTTATCCAGTTTGAGTGGAACAGGGCGTTGCTGACATGGACGGAGTCCTCGATCAGATGCTCGCAGAGCATGCAGCACGGAAAGGACTCCGTGCAGATGGCCACGATGAAGGACACGTTCGCCATGATCGTCCAGATGGTGTTCGGAAAGAAGAGGATGCTGATGGACGCCAAGCCCAAGTCAATGCCAACCAGCATGAACTGGGCAAAGATAGTGATCGACAGGATGGGTTGAATGATCTGGGAGCACCTGAAATGGTTCGTCCCTTAGTA
This genomic interval from Drosophila mauritiana strain mau12 chromosome 2R, ASM438214v1, whole genome shotgun sequence contains the following:
- the LOC117137416 gene encoding odorant receptor 59b; the protein is MVVFELIKPAPLTEKVQSRQGNIYLYRAMWLIGWIPPKEGILRYVYLFWTCVPFAFGVFYLPVGFIISYVQEFKNFTPGEFLTSLQVCINVYGASVKSTITYLFLWRLRKTEILLDSLDKRLANDNDRERIHNMVARCNYAFLIYSFIYCGYAGSTFLSYALSGRPPWSVYNPFIDWRDGMGSLWIQAIFEYITMSFAVLQDQLSDTYPLMFTIMFRAHMEVLKDHVRSLRMDPERSEADNYQDLVNCVLDHKTILKCCDMIRPMISRTIFVQFALIGSVLGLTLVNVFFFSNFWKGVASLLFVITILLQTFPFCYTCNMLIDDAQDLANEIFQSNWVDAEPRYKATLVLFMHHVQQPIIFIAGGIFPISMNSNISVAKFAFSIITIVRQMNLAEQFQ